A genome region from Triticum aestivum cultivar Chinese Spring chromosome 2B, IWGSC CS RefSeq v2.1, whole genome shotgun sequence includes the following:
- the LOC123045433 gene encoding translation initiation factor IF-2, whose protein sequence is MWNRPHPVSHSRPGALSPLLRVLSRAVAGPPLPSEHDRIRVAALPRMDATSPSGRPTTPRRQLQLQGPRPPRLSVRPESHAIKKPSGAPPQAQGQGHARREEKQQGQPPREPVIIYDASPKIIHTKPSEFMALVQRLTGPGSGALPSEAQTQDYQMDEAAPGQSFLPPELLLSPSAAMSPAARLATIERSVRPMPAPTPDYVDFNNYRFDDGGLAAVLGAGRPGPGILSPLPSSLPPAAASVLFSPLPFDPNGLSWLNELSPILRAASTGAASSGSGSGGGGSSNGGAYRQPQTYYSDPFVPSPRNLLATPTVPSPRTFAELMSNLPDL, encoded by the coding sequence ATGTGGAACCGCCCCCACCCCGTCTCCCACTCCCGTCCCGgcgccctctcccccctcctccgcgTCCTCTCCCGCGCCGTCGCTGGGCCGCCGCTGCCGTCCGAGCACGATCGGATCCGGGTCGCGGCCCTTCCGCGGATGGACGCGACCTCGCCGTCGGGGcgccccacgacgcctcggcggcAGCTGCAGCTGCAGGGCCCGCGCCCGCCGCGGCTCAGCGTGCGCCCCGAGTCGCACGCCATCAAGAAGCCGTCCGGTGCGCCGCCGCAGGCCCAGGGGCAGGGCCATGCCCGGCGGGAGGAGAAGCAGCAAGGCCAGCCGCCGCGGGAGCCGGTGATCATCTACGACGCGTCGCCCAAGATCATCCACACCAAGCCCAGCGAGTTCATGGCGCTCGTGCAGCGCCTGACCGGCCCCGGCTCTGGCGCGCTCCCCTCCGAGGCCCAGACCCAGGACTACCAGATGGACGAGGCCGCGCCGGGGCAGTCCTTCCTGCCGCCGGAGCTTCTCCTCTCGCCGTCCGCAGCGATGTCCCCGGCGGCGAGGCTGGCTACCATCGAGAGGTCCGTCCGGCCGATGCCCGCGCCGACGCCGGATTACGTGGACTTCAATAACTACAGATTCGACGACGGCGGCCTCGCGGCGGTTCTCGGCGCGGGTCGGCCTGGGCCCGGCATCCTGTCCCCTTTGCCGTCGTCCCTGCCGCCGGCCGCGGCCTCGGTGCTGTTCTCGCCGCTGCCGTTCGATCCGAACGGTCTCAGCTGGCTGAACGAGCTGAGCCCCATCCTCCGAGCGGCATCCACCGGCGCCGCCTCCTCAggaagcggcagcggcggcggcgggagtaGCAACGGCGGCGCCTACCGGCAACCACAAACCTACTACTCCGACCCCTTCGTCCCGAGCCCCCGCAACCTCCTTGCCACGCCCACCGTGCCGTCGCCGCGAACCTTCGCGGAGCTCATGAGCAACCTACCGGATCTTTAG
- the LOC123045434 gene encoding zinc finger BED domain-containing protein RICESLEEPER 2: MAGIPPRESMASQDGDESSAAAGAGNFTSADPSSQRATPISLATPISQAATPTSQSATVTSQATSSRAGSKRKRTSAVWDEMEEKLENGQLKAECNHRHRKFTAGPRAGTTHLRVHLESCPAKHAPIGPQQQKLRLTKGEGGKVNMENVIFDQEKARRDLALMICEHEYPLSIVDHSGFRRFCSSLQPMFKMVCRNTIRNDIVAMHSAQKEKMVNFFATFKHRVAVTTDLWTAGYQKRGYMAVTAHYIDDSWNLKSFLMRFAYVPCPHSAEVICEALYECLVEWHLERKISTVTLDNCTSNDKAMGILPDKLDTSSLMLDGQLLHMRCAAHILNLIVKDGMSVLEKGIEWLRDSVAFWSATPKRHEKFEKMAKTLNIEYNKRLTLDCKTRWNSSYIMISIAVRYIEIFEKLKAREKKFKCCPTKDDWKFAKEICDRLKLFFDITKSFSGTKYVTANLFFPKVITIRLAIRKWGKSDIELIQKMSGEMKDKFEKYWKDIHGLMSVATVLDPRYKLHILNALYGPLYGREHAATGR; this comes from the exons ATGGCTGGAATCCCACCGCGAGA ATCAATGGCTTCTCAAGATGGAGACGAAAGCTCGGCTGCGGCTGGTGCAGGGAATTTTACCTCAGCTGATCCTTCGTCTCAACGTGCTACACCAATATCTTTAGCTACTCCGATATCTCAAGCTGCTACTCCAACATCTCAATCTGCTACTGTAACATCTCAAGCTACATCTAGCAGAGCTGGTTCTAAGAGGAAGCGAACATCGGCAGTATGGGATGAGATGGAAGAGAAATTAGAAAATGGGCAACTGAAAGCCGAGTGCAATCATCGTCACAGAAAATTTACTGCAGGACCTAGAGCTGGCACAACTCACTTGCGTGTACATTTGGAATCTTGTCCTgctaagcatgcacccattggtccacaacaacaaaaactgAGGTTGACCAAAGGTGAAGGTGGCAAAGTGAATATGGAAAATGTCATTTTTGACCAAGAGAAGGCTAGGAGAGATCTTGCATTGATGATATGTGAACATGAGTATCCTCTATCTATTGTGGATCATAGTGGTTTTCGTAGATTTTGTTCTTCTTTGCAGCCGATGTTTAAGATGGTGTGCAGAAATACTATTAGGAATGATATTGTGGCTATGCATTCTGCTCAAAAGGAGAAGATGGTGAATTTTTTTGCAACATTCAAGCACCGAGTGGCTGTCACTACAGATTTGTGGACAGCGGGCTATCAAAAGAGAGGTTACATGGCTGTTACCGCGCACTATATAGATGATTCTTGGAACCTAAAGAGCTTTCTTATGAG GTTTGCTTATGTGCCCTGTCCACATTCAGCTGAGGTTATATGTGAAGCCTTGTATGAATGTCTTGTTGAGTGGCACCTTGAGAGGAAGATCTCCACCGTCACTTTGGACAACTGCACATCAAATGACAAGGCTATGGGAATATTGCCAGATAAGTTGGATACAAGCTCTCTCATGCTGGATGGTCAATTACTGCATATGCGTTGTGCTGCTCACATATTAAACTTAATTGTAAAGGATGGAATGAGTGTCTTAGAGAAAGGTATAGAGTGGTTGCGAGACAGTGTTGCATTTTGGTCGGCCACACCTAAaaggcatgagaagtttgaaaagATGGCAAAAACTTTAAACATAGAGTATAACAAAAGGTTAACTCTTGATTGTAAGACTAGATGGAATTCAAGTTATATCATGATTAGCATTGCAGTACGATACATAGAGATATTTGAAAAATTAAAGGCACGTGAAAAGAAGTTTAAGTGTTGCCCAACCAAAGATGATTGGAAGTTTGCAAAAGAAATATGTGATAGGCTGAAGCTCTTCTTTGATATCACCAAGTCATTCTCGGGCACGAAGTATGTCACAGCAAATCTTTTTTTCCCTAAAGTGATTACCATTCGCTTAGCCATAAGGAAATGGGGTAAGAGTGACATTGAGCTTATACAAAAAATGTCCGGGGAAATGAAGGATAAGTTTGAGAAGTATTGGAAAGATATCCATGGTCTTATGTCTGTTGCAACAGTTCTTGATCCAAGGTATAAACTTCATATCCTCAATGCTCTTTATGGTCCCCTCTATGGAAGAGAGCATGCAGCCACAGGAAGGTGA